The Bacillota bacterium region GGCAAAAGAACTGGCTGAAAAGTACTCGCTGATCTGCGTCGAGGATCTGAACCTCAAGGCGATGCAAAGACTCTGGGGTAGAAAGATCTCCGATCTTGGCCACGGCCAATTCGTGAATATCCTCAAGCACCAGTGCGCCAAGACTGGAGCGGGGGTAGTCGAAATTCCCAGATTCTATCCATCGTCTAAGACCTACTTCGATTGCGGCCACGTATTGGATGATCTGTCTTCCAATATGA contains the following coding sequences:
- a CDS encoding transposase → AKELAEKYSLICVEDLNLKAMQRLWGRKISDLGHGQFVNILKHQCAKTGAGVVEIPRFYPSSKTYFDCGHVLDDLSSNMREWTCPVCGAKHDRDLNAARNILRVGASDPWGEGVRPASAGVPQ